One Drechmeria coniospora strain ARSEF 6962 chromosome 01, whole genome shotgun sequence genomic region harbors:
- a CDS encoding Pre-mRNA polyadenylation factor Fip1 — protein sequence MSEHEMEMDEGDDIYEPEESKEQVKEPKAENDDDKKATSKSEELEEGEEEDEGGAMDEDEDDSVGICTTQSALMLTRPALQDIDIITERKDGTKAAPPSQAKYSDIRNIPQRSTSTDATAKATAVRKEDESKPSTALNIAAPSADQTSAAASKSTVDINAIPTYPAAGKPITQVNIDEGWCAPSHGMEWQCTVSGRQAKTHDADLPDNDKPWRKPGTDISDYFNYGFDEFTWALYAAKQESTRGEFGADVFASNNKKMMDEFNSMMMMGGMGMPGAGGANAAGGMDGMAPEMQAMMQQMMASGMDPSQMDPSQMNAMFSGMQNGAGGVGPQGNQGQNFGGAFGGNQGGYGYDPAMAAQGGGGRGGFGGGGRGRRGRW from the exons ATGTCCGAGCACGAAATGGAAatggacgagggcgacgacatCTATGAGCCCGAAGAGTCCAAGGAACAAGTCAAGGAGCCCAAGGCGGAGAATGACGATGATAAGAAGGCAACATCCAAGTCGGAGGAGCTTGAGGAGGGagaagaagaggacgagggcggagcgatggacgaggacgaggatgactcGGTGGGTATTTGCACCACGCAATCTGCTTTGATGCTAACCAGGCCTGCCTTGCAGGACATTGACATCATCACGGAGCGAAAAGATGGCACAAAAGCTGCACCGCCGTC ACAAGCAAAATACAGCGATATCCGGAATATCCCCCAGCGGTCAACGTCCACAGAcgcgacggcgaaggcgacaGCGGTGAGGAAGGAGGACGAGTCgaagccatcgacggcgttgaACATAGCAGCACCGAGCGCCGACCaaacgtcggcggcggcgtcaaaGTCGACGGTTGACATCAATGCCATCCCGACATACCCGGCTGCTGGGAAGCCGATAACGCAGGTCAACATCGACGAAGGTTGGTGCGCTCCCTCGCATGGCATGGAATGGCAGTGCACGGTCAGCGGTCGGCAGGCTAAAACGCACGATGCAGATCTTCCGGATAACGACAAGCCGTGGCGGAAGCCAGGGACCGACATCAGCGACTACTTCAACTATGGCTTCGACGAGTTTACGTGGGCCCTGTACGCGGCCAAGCAGGAGAGCACACGAGGCGAGTTCGGTGCCGACGTATTCGCCAGCAACAATAAAAAGATGATGGACGAGTTCAACAgcatgatgatgatgggcgGCATGGGCATGCCTGGAGCGGGTGGCGCCAACGCCGCAGGGGGCATGGACGGCATGGCTCCGGAAATGCAAGCGATGATGCAGCAGATGATGGCGTCGGGCATGGATCCGTCGCAGATGGACCCGAGCCAGATGAACGCCATGTTCTCGGGCATGCAaaacggcgccggcggcgtgggGCCTCAGGGCAACCAGGGGCAGAATTTTGGTGGTGCTTTCGGAGGCAACCAAGGCGGCTATGGATATGAtccggccatggccgcgcAAGGAGGTGGCGGACGCGgaggcttcggcggcggtggacgaggacgtcgaggccgctggTGA
- a CDS encoding nucleoporin NUP49/NSP49 encodes MSLSRSASGPGGLTINTGAANSVAAAPSQPPAAGGLLGAGLANAAASTGGMAATGGLFGGAQQKPASGLFGGATSAATAQPTTSGGLFASANTTQQPSQQSSAGGLFGSSQQQTQQSAAGGLFSNAANQAQQQPQQQTAGGLFGTAVAQSQPQQQQAAGGLFGAQSIQQQPQTQNPGGLFGSAITSTQPAVSGGLLGQAQAKPAGGLLGQSQPQSSQFITQMPAVPINYDNIRPRTRFDDLAQPVQDEISLIDKGIQRVIKMRDEIGQFMPQHGEDIDQLGRDVKFVEFKFRTVQVALNRDIQTVKVLQDMTKKNIADAQLSFKATDNLKLPAHYHQTGLFAGPPPPSDTNATDASFAHASAQDLITYFNRVCDDVEKYKKRLDEYRGEIERDMPGVENGLYEQIRAFRDRNQVASGSVQDQLSQVLSALRETGNAIVAQAGQIADTRERLSRLQAGILDSGVYAIGINA; translated from the exons ATGTCTCTGTCGCGGTCAGCAAGCGGCCCGGGTGGTTTGACGATCAACACCGGTGCTGCAAACTCTGT ggccgccgcgccgtccCAACCGCCAGCAGCCGGGGGCCTGTTGGGCGCCGGATTGGCAAACGCCGCCGCAAGCACTGGAGGCATGGCAGCGACGGGCGGCTTGTTCGGCGGTGCGCAACAGAAACCGGCCTCTGGATTGTTTGGGGGTGCCACGAGCGCTGCAACGGCGCAGCCGACCACGAGCGGCGGGCTTTTCGCAAGTGCAAACACCACACAGCAGCCGAGCCAACAGAGTTCCGCCGGCGGTCTCTTTGGAAGCAGTCAGCAGCAGACCCAGCAGTCGGCTGCTGGAGGTCTTTTCAGCAACGCCGCGAATcaagcgcagcagcagccacaGCAGCAGACCGCCGGAGGCCTCTTTGGCACCGCTGTCGCTCAGTCACAGccacagcagcagcaagctgCCGGTGGTCTCTTCGGCGCGCAGTCGATCCAACAACAACCACAAACGCAGAACCCCGGAGGATTATTCGGCTCCGCCATCACCAGCACACAACCGGCGGTCAGCGGGGGGCTTCTTGGGCAGGCACAGGCAAAGCCTGCCGGTGGTCTACT CGGCCAAAGCCAACCGCAGTCGAGTCAATTTATTACCCAGATGCCGGCAGTCCCGATCAACTACGACAATATCCGCCCTCGCACGAGATTCGACGACCTCGCACAGCCGGTTCAGGACGAGATTTCTCTCATCGACAAGGGCATCCAGCGGGTGATAAAGATGAGGGACGAGATAGGACAGTTCATGCCGCAGCACGGAGAAGACATCGATCAGCTTGGACGCGACGTCAAGTTTGTCGAATTCAAGTTCCGGACGGTCCAAGTCGCCCTGAACCGGGACATCCAGACGGTCAAGGTTCTGCAAGACATGACGAAGAAGAACATCGCCGATGCCCAACTATCGTTCAAGGCCACCGACAACCTGAAACTTCCCGCCCACTATCACCAGACGGGTCTTTTCGCCGGTCCCCCGCCACCTTCCGACACCAACGCGACGGATGCTTCGTTTGCGCATGCGAGCGCGCAGGATCTGATTACCTACTTCAATCGCGTGTGCGACGATGTCGAAAAATACAAGAAGCGGCTGGACGAGTACCGTGGCGAGATTGAACGCGACATGCCCGGCGTCGAAAACGGCCTGTACGAACAAATAAGGGCCTTTCGAGACAGGAATCAGGTTGCGAGCGGAAGCGTGCAGGATCAGCTTAGCCAGGTGCTGTCGGCCCTCCGAGAGACGGGCAACGCGATAGTCGCCCAGGCAGGTCAGATTGCCGATACAAGAGAGCGCCTTTCGAGGTTGCAGGCGGGCATCCTGGACTCGGGCGTGTACGCGATAGGGATAAACGCGTGA